The DNA segment GCAAAGGCTTTGAGCTATGGTTTGGCTTCCCTCAAGTCCATTTCATGTCCTAATATTTGGGGAAGTTATCTTTGGATTACAAATACCAaatttggactacaattttggATTGTAGTCCAAAATGGTAACTGACTCATGCTGTGATCTTCTCGGTAGTAGGGAGATGACTAATGTTCTCAGATTTTCTTCTCATGTGCAAAGGAAAGGTGTTAAAAGCAGGAAACCAAcgctttttaaaacaaagataCTATGATTCTAATGTGAAGTACTGCTGTTGTGTCCAGTCTGCAATTAAACCTGCTGGTGGGGCAATTTTGGCTGCTTCTGGATTCTCTTTTTATTTCGTTTTCAGAGGGATGCCTTGGGTGTTTTGATGCCTGTCATGTCCAGTTGGAAGCATCTTGTCATAGGCTTTGTTCTTGGTGCAGTCACAATCAACATCTACATTCCATTCAGAAAGAGCTGTGAGGTAGGAATCCATGCCCTGTTGGCATTAATAACATCATGTGCAAAGCCTGGACAAGTTGGGATTGCGATGACAATCCCGCGGCTGACATAGCAAGGAGAAAGTGTGATGTAAAGAGGAGCTTTCCCAAGGCCTGTAAAGATCTCCCTTTTGGAGGTACAAATGGAAGCTGAGCAGAAGAAGGGAATTTTTGGGGACCTTCAGTATCCCACCAGCTTGGTGGGATCCTGTTTGGGGAAAATCCTCATTTTCCCAACTTTTTGTATGGGTTTCTAAGCAATTAGCAGAATCTGGGGGTTTCAAAGTCTGAAGAAAAGGCTGGCGCTCTCCACCAACAGTGGTTTGAGTATTTACTCAAGGTTGGCATGTTTGCTTCCCATTGGGTGGTTCTTTCATGTCATTTCATGTTCTTTAACTTTCCTGGTTTTGTTCCGTGGTGTCTAGAATACACAAGAAAAACCCAATAAAAGGCTGTCACCCTGAACAAAGGTATTCACCAATGGAGTTTGGGTATTTACTCAAGGTTGGCATGTTTGCTCCCCATTAGGTGGTTCCTTCATGTCATTTCATTTACTTTAACTCGCCGGGCCTTTTTCAGTTGGGTTCCCGCAAAAGATGAGGAAGAAAGAAGCCACCTTTGCTCCCTTGCTTCAGGCCAAGGGTGTTTAAGCCAGCGGCTGAACTCAAGTGGCAGTTGGGTTCCCACAGAAGTTGAGGAAGCAAGAAGCCACCTTTGGTCCCTTGCTTCAGGCCAAGGCTGTTTAAGCCAGCGGCTGAGCTCAAGTGATAGGTGGGTTCCCACAGAAGTTGAGGAAGCAAGAAGCCACCTTTGCTCCCTTGCTTCAGGCCAAGGCTGTTTAAGCCAGCGGCTGAGCTCAAGTGGTAGTTGGGTTCCCACAGAAGTTGAGGAAGCAAGAAGTCACCTTTGCTCCCTTGCTTCAGGCCAAGGCTGTTTAAGCCAGCGGCTGAGCTCAAGTGGTAGTTGGGTTCCCACAGAAGTTGAGGAAGCAAGAAGCCACCTTTGCTCCCTTGCTTCAGGCCAAGGCTGTTTAACCCTGgacatttccccattccagaggtcagccagGGATTTGACAGAATCTCATGCCAAGgggacaggaaaatccccaagaaccATCAGGAATCTGTCCAGATCCATAAGACTCCTGGTGCGAATCTTAATCAGTTCCCTACCCTGCAGAGGTTTGAAATCCCAGTGGGTCTGTAAAGCTGGTAGtaatcggtccatgacaatggaactgTATGGTATGAAGTTCCTCCATACCATATCAGGTTCCATCTCTCAACATCCTCTAGCCACAATGACTTGTattggggattctggaagttacaTCTCAAAAAATAGCTCTTCCATGTTGTGCTAGGAACTCAGCTCTTGGTCTTCCCTCATTCCCATTCCCTATTAATGTTGAATAAAACAGAGCCAAGGGATGGAACCTGGGACAATGGCGTGAAAGGCAATATGTCCCCACATTGAGTTATGCTCTTTTCTTGTCATTATGTCTTCAGTCTGTGTCCCagatggaagggaccacaaggcaAGCAGCAAGTGAGCCGCTAACTGCAGACACACTTAAGTGCTCCCAAAGCTTAAAGACCAAACCAGTCCCTGTTTCAGGTATGTATttcaggtaacaacaacaacaactctttactgattagtcaattttgaccatatcaaaatatgtgaaacatacaaaacgtacacacttacctatacatacagtaaaaccatgtaaaaacaaagcatcctggcctactagactaccaacccactcctaggtagttgtgcaaatacagaataaaaagattaaaattaaaattaattattcccttgaggtaaggtttaagcgggggcaagggtaagtaaaactagtggcttgtccatagtaaattttaaattgggattttgttattggcattaatatcacagctgtccgATTCCATCTTCTCGCAGATGGCCaacgctttttgtgtaaaaagggtcagttttaaaatagggtttttatctgaaccctgtagaaggatgtgcagtttctccttattctctaaatgagtatgattccccagcagaggctctaaatagaaagataaCATTGCATTGGATTGCATGCTGTTGGTTTTTCTCTCATTGAATTAATATCTTTCAAAACCCTTGTAATCATAGATGGCAGCAGTAGATGTCTTCCCCTAGAAGATGGACTCTCAGACCAGATCAGAATGGGCTggataaaaaagaggaaagaaaccaAAGAAATCCTGGCCAAGCTGGACCACTTGATGCCCCATGTTACTTTTAGTGATATCAACAAGACCACCAGTGCCAAGAACAGCAAGGTCACCATCTTGAACCCAAAAGACTCTTACTGCGTTGGAGACCACTTGATGGTGCAACTGGATTTGTACGATCACTCAGGAAATAGGAAGAACTATGGAGGAGACTTCTTGAGAGCAAGGATCTATTCCTCGAGCCTCAAGGCCGGAGCATCTGGGAATATCAAAGACTTTGGGAACGGGACCTACCTGGTCAATTTCACCTTATTTTGGGAAGGAGACGTCAGAGTCTCCATCTTGCTCATCCATCCCAGTGAAGGTGTTTCCGCGCTCTGGGCAGCAAGAAAGAAAGGCTATGACAAAATTGCTTTCACAGGTAAGTTTTTGAATGGAACTTCTGAATCCACCGCTGAATGTGGATTTAACATGACCAGAAATGCAGAACTGTGCGAGTTTCTCGATGAGCGGGACCAAGAAGCCTTCTACTGCCTCAAACCAAAGCATATTCCGTGTGGAGCTTTAGTTCAATTGAAATCCTACAACAAACCCATCTCCTATCTCACGGACTTGGAGCGGAGTCTTTTAGAGAGGTATTTACTTTTTAGTAATCAACTCAGtcagtgttttattttaatatggTATTGATCTGTATCACTTCTTTTTGGGAATCTTCCAATGGTTCAAGGTCATACTTGTACggtcagtcctccatatccatggattgaaCCAACCATCTTTGGCatggcaatattttatttttgttccacagtaaaccttgattttgatattttctgccagggacatcattttactatgccactgtatggCCAATGGACCTTGCTTATCCACAGATTATGGGATCTAAGGAGGGTTCTGAAACCCAACCCTAATGGATACCAAGAGTCCACTGCATTCTACTAATTGCATTTTTCTTCTGATATTTGTTCATTGCTGATGAAAACAACTTTCCCAGAGGAAATCATGGCAATGTTGTGATCTACTTTCCACAGTGTGAAaggcaaaaggaagagaaggTTTTTCCTCTCCTGTTCCACATTCAAAATATGGTAGAGTTGGCCAAGATATACTCAAAGTCAAGACCATTTCCCAAATAGGCCCATTCAATCCCAAGAGTTGGGTTTTAACAAAAGCACTCTTGTTGGATTCTTGATACTTTCTTTCACCCTGCTTTTCTTTCATTCTGCTTTTTCTTGAAGGTCCAACATTGGAGTTGAGATCCCTCATAGATTTGAGGAAATCCATGTGCTACAATGTGGAGGTGAGTTGCATTTCCTGGCTTAGGATGGTATCTGGATCAGTGTAAACAAAAGACATTCTGGGGTGTTACGTACTTCCTAGTTCTTGCTTCCAGGGTTCTGGGATTCTCATTGGTGGCTACGGACGCCTTCTTTGTCATGAGCTCATGCAGTCCATTCACCTTTGCTTCCTTTTTCCAGGGAACCAGACCAAGGCAAGTGAGAAATGTAAGTTTGGGATGAGCCCCCAGTTTCCCAGTGGCTTCCTGTGGCAAAACCAGTGGTATCCTCTCTTTTGCAACATGTCCCCTTTCAACACTTTGGAGCAGATCCAGACGTGCTTGAAAGGCAAGCTGGTCTATTTCATGGGAGACTCAACTGTGCGCCAATGGATGGAGAGCCTCAAGACAAGATTGACCAGTATGTTCTCTATTGGGTAATTTTCCTAGGAAGTATTGTTTCCTATAGGACAATCCAAGGTTTCTCAGCCAGGGTTTCTTTTTTAATagaatttttattgaagtttcaaatattaaatacagcgaaagtgtgagaacatttTTTTTCGATAGAAAAGGTGAGTGAAAAGGTAGTACAGatcaagaataagaataagagagagagaaaatacccATCCACATAGTTCATCCTgatccaaaaagaaaagaaaagaaaagttaaaaaaaagagaTCTTTGACTTCCGTTCTTCCTCCTTGTGCCCTTGATGGTTTGGGTATAAATCCATACCCTCGTTTAGTTCGAAAAAAATTACCCAATAGTATTGTTacagttttttcttcttcccttcttaaCACTCCAGTTATATTTCGAAAATGTTTTATTTACTCACGTTTATATAATCCTCAAAGATGAACCAATTGGTCATTCCAAAATTTTGTTTAACCATTGTGTTTTTGTTGGaattaattcttgtttccacaattttGCAAAAGCCATTCTAGCTGCCGTAGCAAAAAAAGTGAACAGTTTATCTTTGTTGGAATCCTTAAAGAGCTGAAAGTCGAATATTCCTAACAAATAGatttctggtttcattgggaagTCAATCTGTAATACTTTTTTTGCATTCGCTATGaaccattttccaatatttctctgTTTTGTCACAGGTCCACCATGAATGATAATATGTCCCTTTTTGCTTTTTGCATTTCCAGCAATTATTATCTA comes from the Anolis carolinensis isolate JA03-04 unplaced genomic scaffold, rAnoCar3.1.pri scaffold_8, whole genome shotgun sequence genome and includes:
- the LOC100554261 gene encoding NXPE family member 4 isoform X2, whose amino-acid sequence is MPVMSSWKHLVIGFVLGAVTINIYIPFRKSCESVSQMEGTTRQAASEPLTADTLKCSQSLKTKPVPVSDGSSRCLPLEDGLSDQIRMGWIKKRKETKEILAKLDHLMPHVTFSDINKTTSAKNSKVTILNPKDSYCVGDHLMVQLDLYDHSGNRKNYGGDFLRARIYSSSLKAGASGNIKDFGNGTYLVNFTLFWEGDVRVSILLIHPSEGVSALWAARKKGYDKIAFTGKFLNGTSESTAECGFNMTRNAELCEFLDERDQEAFYCLKPKHIPCGALVQLKSYNKPISYLTDLERSLLERSNIGVEIPHRFEEIHVLQCGGNQTKASEKCKFGMSPQFPSGFLWQNQWYPLFCNMSPFNTLEQIQTCLKGKLVYFMGDSTVRQWMESLKTRLTSLVYLNIHNSGKPQKFIAVDTAKDIQIQWKKHGHPFIGSHEYSIKDHSYIARDMDTISGDKDTAVVISLGQHFRPFPVEFFIQRAINVRQAVQRLLLRSPSTRVLIKGENTREMDTDQERFSDFHGYVQNLATKELFQDLNVGFIDAWDMTVACNTQKVHPPDFVVWSEIHMFLNYIC
- the LOC100554261 gene encoding NXPE family member 4 isoform X1, which codes for MPVMSSWKHLVIGFVLGAVTINIYIPFRKSCESVSQMEGTTRQAASEPLTADTLKCSQSLKTKPVPVSDGSSRCLPLEDGLSDQIRMGWIKKRKETKEILAKLDHLMPHVTFSDINKTTSAKNSKVTILNPKDSYCVGDHLMVQLDLYDHSGNRKNYGGDFLRARIYSSSLKAGASGNIKDFGNGTYLVNFTLFWEGDVRVSILLIHPSEGVSALWAARKKGYDKIAFTGKFLNGTSESTAECGFNMTRNAELCEFLDERDQEAFYCLKPKHIPCGALVQLKSYNKPISYLTDLERSLLERSNIGVEIPHRFEEIHVLQCGGNQTKASEKCKFGMSPQFPSGFLWQNQWYPLFCNMSPFNTLEQIQTCLKGKLVYFMGDSTVRQWMESLKTRLTSLVYLNIHNSGKPQKFIAVDTAKDIQIQWKKHGHPFIGSHEYSIKDHSYIARDMDTISGDKDTAVVISLGQHFRPFPVEFFIQRAINVRQAVQRLLLRSPSTRVLIKGENTREMDTDQERFSDFHGYVQNLATKELFQDLNVGFIDAWDMTVACNTQKVHPPDFVVWSAALPFASGQTPAATGKKAEREIQS